The Falco peregrinus isolate bFalPer1 chromosome 1, bFalPer1.pri, whole genome shotgun sequence genome has a window encoding:
- the ERG28 gene encoding ergosterol biosynthetic protein 28 homolog, protein MSRFLSVLRSWLVMVSVIAAGNTLQSFRDHSFLSEKLYTASPGLVNGLQARNFGVWTLLSSVIRCLCAIDIRNRTLYYITLFTFFLALVHFLSEVFIYHTAALTIGIMAPLMVASFSIMGMLIGLQYLEVEALSQNKKKN, encoded by the exons ATGAGCCGGTTCCTGAGCGTGCTGCGCAGCTGGCTGGTGATGGTGTCGGTGATCGCCGCCGGCAACACCCTGCAGAGCTTCCGCGACCACAGCTTCCTCTCGGAGAAGCTGTACACCGCCAGCCCCGGCCTCG TGAACGGGCTGCAGGCTCGAAACTTCGGCGTCTGGACGCTGCTGTCATCGGTGATCCGCTGCCTCTGCGCCATCGACATCCGCAACAGGAC CCTCTACTACATCACGCTCTTCACCTTCTTTTTGGCCCTTGTTCACTTCCTCTCCGAGGTCTTCATTTACCACACTGCAGCCTTGACAATTGGAATTATGGCACCCCTCATGGTAGCAA GTTTCTCTATCATGGGGATGTTGATTGGCCTGCAGTACCTGGAGGTAGAAGCACTGTcacagaacaagaagaaaaactga